The Lipingzhangella halophila genome segment GACGGGCACGCCGGACCGGCGAATCGCCGGTGATCCCGCACTCACCACGCTGCGTAGGCGGTCGAACCGGCTCAGTCCCTCTCGTTGCGGGCAAGCGCGGCGAGCCGCTCGACCTGTGCCTCGCGTTCCGCTTTCGCCTGCTCTTCGAGGGTGTTGTCCGGCGCCTGGCGAAGCAGCTTCTTCGTGGCGGCGGCGGCCTCAGCGGGGGTGTCCAGCAGGCCGGCGACGAGGTCGTCCACCGTCTCGTCCAGAGCGGTTCCCTCCACCACCGCCTCGGCCAACCGCAGATCGCGGGCCTCCTCGGCCGAGACTTCGCGCGCGGTCAGGCAGAGCTCCATCGCGCGGCTCGCGCCGACGATCTCCACCAGCGGCTTGGTTCCGGTGAGGTCGGGAACCAGACCGAGCGCGGGCTCCTTCATGCACAACCGGGCGTCGTCGGCCAGGATGCGCATGTCGCAGGAGAGAGCGAGCTGGAATCCGGCTCCGATCGCGTGGCCCTGGACCGCCGCGATGGACACGATGCCGGGCCTGCGTAGCCACAGGAATCCCGCTTGGTAGCCGGCGATGGTATCGGCGAGCGCAGCGTGGTCGGGCGCGCCATCGCGGAGATCGCGCATGAGTGACCTCTCGCCCTCGACGCCCTCGGGCGTGAACATCGCGAGGTCGATGCCCGCGGAGAACGATGGACCATCGCCCTTGACCACGACAATTCGGACGGATTCCGGCAACGACTGGCCAACATGGGCCAACGCCGTCCAGGTCCGTCCCGTCATGGCGTTGCGGCGCTCGGGACGGGCCAGGCTGACGGTCGCGACGGCGCCCGCGATATCCAGGCGCACCCCGGCAGCCGCCAGTTCCTCCTCGGTCGGCGTTGTTGTATCGGCCACGCTCACCTCCGGTTGTCCGCGCACGCTGGCCGAACGATCGGCCTGCTTCGCTTCGGCCGCCCAGACTAACCGCAAACGCCGTCCGCGCCGCCGCGGGCCCGTACTCCGCGCCCCGCGAGCGAGGCCGGCTCACGAGCGCCGGGTGGCTCCGCCTCGACCACGCAACGTAACTCCGGCCTCCGTGAGCAGGCGATGCACGAATCCGTAGGAGCGTCCGGTCGAGGCCGCCAGCGAGCGGATGCTCTCCCCGCTGTCGTAACGTCTCTTCAGCTCATCGGCGAGTTCCGCACGTTCGGTCCCCGTCACACGGGTTCCCTTTCTCAGGGTCTCCGCCACGGTGCCTCCTTGCTCTCGGTGATCACAACGACATCGCTGCCCATGATCAGCCATGAGGCCCCTACTGGCTACCCACCGAGAGTGACCCGGAGCTGCGCCGACCGCACATTCCCGTTTCGGACAGCACAGAAGGACGCCCGAAAGACACCGGCCGTCAACCTCAACCCCGCCCGCGCGCCATCGGCGGGGCGCGGTGTCACGCGAGAGCGATCAGATCGGCGAACTGCTCGACGTCCCAGATGTCCTCGACACCGTCGGGGAGCAGGATGACCCGCTCCGGCTGTAGCGCCTCGACCGCACCCTCGTCGTGTGTGACCAGCACGATGGCTCCCTTGTAGTTGCGCAGCGCGCCGAGGATCTCCTCGCGGCTCGCCGGGTCCAGGTTGTTGGTCGGCTCGTCGAGGAGCAGCACGTTCGCGCTGGACACTACGAGCGTGGCGAGCGCGAGCCGGGTCTTTTCGCCGCCGGAGAGCACGCCCGCCGGCTTGTCCACGTCGTCGCCGGTGAACAGAAAGGAGCCAAGAGTGCGGCGCGCCTCCACCTCGGGCAGGTCGGGCGCGGCCGCCATCATGTTCTCCAGCACAGAGCGCCCGACATCGAGGGTCTCGTGTTCCTGGGCGTAGTAGCCCAGCCGCAACCCGTGCCCCGGAACGACCTCGCCGGTATCGGGCGCCTCGATCCCGCCCAGCAGCCGCAGCAGGGTGGTCTTCCCGGCGCCGTTCAGCCCCAGGATGACCACCCTGCTGCCGCGGTCGATCGCCAGGTCGACGCCGGAGAAGATCTCCAGTGAGCCGTAGGACTTCGACAGCCCGTTGGCTGTGAGGGGGGTCCGCCCGCTGGGCGCGGGGTCGGGAAAGCGCAGCTTCGCGACCCGTTCCACCTTGCGCTGGCCCTGCACGGAGTCGAGGATCTTCTCGGCGCGGCTCTGCATCTGCTTGGCGGCCTTTGCCTTGGTGGCCTTGGCCCGGAAGCGGTCCGCCTGCTTGTGCAGAGCGGTGGCCTGCTTCTCGGCGTTGGCCTGCTCCCGCTTGCGCCGGCGTTCGTCGGCCGCGCGCTGTTCCAGGTAGGCCTGCCAGCCCATGTTGTAGATGTCGATGACGCAGCGGTCGGCGTCCAGGTAGAACACCTTGTTCACAACGTGCTCGACCAACTCGACGTCGTGGCTGATGACGACGAGTCCGCCCTGGTGCGACTTGAGGAAGTCGCGCAGCCAGATGATGGAGTCGCCGTCGAGGTGGTTGGTGGGCTCGTCGAGCAGCAGCGTGTCGGCGCCGCTGAACAGGATGCGCGCCAGTTCGATCCGGCGGCGCTGGCCGCCGGAGAGCGTGCGTAGCGGCTGGGAGAGCACGCTGTCGGCAAGGCCCAGGCTGGCGGCGATCGAGGACGCTTCGGCTTCGGCGGCGTACCCCCCGAGGGCGTGCAGCTTCTCGTCGTAACGGGCGTAGCCGCGCACTCCCTTGTCCCGGGTCTTGGGGTCGTCACTGGCCATGTCCTTCTCGGCGCGGTGCAACCGCTGCAGCACGTCGTCGATGCCGCGCGCCGACAGCACCCGGTCGCGCGCGATCACGTCGAGGTCGCCCGTACGCGGGTCCTGGGGCAGGTAGCCGACGCTGCCCGAGGTGTTGACCGTCCCGGAGTCGGGGCCCTGCTCGCCCGCCAGAACTCTGGTCAGGGTGGTCTTGCCCGCGCCGTTGCGACCGACCAGTCCGATGCGGTCGCCGGCGCCCACACGGAAGGACGTGGGCTCCAGGAGCATCCTGGGGCCCACGCGCAGTTCAACGTCAGAGGCGATCAGCATGAAGGCGTCTTTCTCGCGGAAGAGCGTGCACAGGCGCGGTCGGTCGCGACCCGGTCCGCGCGGCGGGAGCCAGACGAGCGGAGATCAACCCGGGGGAACGCGCACTCGGTCCAGCGTATCCGGTGCCGCACTGTCCGCGGCGCACCCGCCCGGAGGCCCCGGGCCTCGGGACACAGCACGAGAGCCGCTGCCGGACCCGGGTTCCGGGTCCGGATCAGTTGCCGGTGACCGAAGGCCGATCGCCGCTCTCGGCGGCCGGCACGCGTGCGGGGGGTTCCTCCTTGGCCTCCTTGGCCTTGCCGGGGACGGGCTGCTCTTCTCCCGACGGGATCAGTTGGCGGTTGCGCAGCAGCGCCGCCAGAACGGCCACGACCGGAACCGCCAGGAACATGCCGGGAACCCCGGCGACGATGAGCCCCACAGCGATGGCCAGCAGCACAATGGCCGACGGCAGCTCCAGCGCCTTGCCGTAGACCCGGGGAGCGAACAGGTTACTCTCCAACTGCTGCACGACCAGCACCACACCGACGACCACGAGCGCGACGGGCCATCCCTGGGTCACGAAGGCGACCAGCGCCGCCAGCAGCCCGGTCACGAACGCGCCGATGACGGGGAGGAAGGCGCCGATGAAGGTCAGCACGATCAGCGGGATCGCGAGGTTGGTGTCGATCAGGAAGATCAGCGCGGCGCCGATGCCCACGGCGTCGAAGAACCCGACCAGCGCGACACCGCGCACATAGCGCCCCATAACCCCGTAGGCGACCTCCCCGGCGGCCCGCATCGGACGCCGCGACTTCGCGGGGAACAGGGTCGTGATCCACTCGACGAGCCGGTCACCGGAGTGCACGAAGTAGACCGTCAGCACCAGGACCAGGATGATGCCGGTCAGGACCTCCAGCACCGCGGCGCCGGCCGCCCACGCGCCGGTCAGCAACTGGTCGCTGTCCTCGGCCAGGAACCGCTGCACCTCGTCCTGGGCGTTGTTCATGGCCTCGTCGACCAGCTGCGGGTCGAGCCCGAGCGAGCGGAACAGCGTCTGCAGGCTGCCGATGGCCTCGCCAATACTGAACACCAGGCCACCGAAACCCTGTATGGCCGGTTGCACGATCAGCGTCACGACGCCGCTCAGGAGGGCGAGCGCACTCACCATCGTGATCGCTGTGGACAGGCCGCGGGACACGCCGTGCCGCCGCATCCACGCCGTTGGCGGCATGAGGAGGGCGGTGAGGAAGATCGCAAGGACGACCGGCAGCGCGACCACACGAATGTAGCTCAGGCCCCAGAGCAGCAGCCCGACCACGACGCCGATGACCAGGATGCGCCAGCAGACATCGCTCACCTGGCGCAGCAGGTCGCCGGCTCCCGCCTCGTCTTCCTGGGCCGGTTCCGGGTCCGAGGCCGGCTCTTCGGAGCTGGGGGTGGCGCGGTTGCGCACACCGCCCCAGATTTTGCCCAACGACCACAACCAGGGTCGCCTCACCTGCACGTCGGCCCCTTATTCGTCGCCGTCCTGTCCGGACGGTATAGATTACTGGTTACTCTCAGCGGTGCCATACCCGCAACGGGCACGCTGACCGCTCCGGAGCCCCGGAACGCCGGGGCTGCTAGAAGCTCCACGGCTGCCGAGGCCGGTCGCTGTGCACGATCTCATTCCCGAACGGGGCCAGCGCCACGGGGATCATCTTCAGCGACGCCCATGCCAGGGGAAGTCCGATGATGGTCACCGCGAGACCCACCGCTGTGGTGATGTGCCCGATGGTCAGCCACCACCCGGCGACGATCAGCCAGATCACGTTGAGCACGGTGCTGCCCTCGCCCGCCCCCGACTTGCGGGCCAGTTCGCGCCCGAAGGGCCACAAGGCGTAGTTGGCCATGCGGAAGGACGCTATACCGAAGGGGAACGTGACGACGAGGACGCAGCAGATGATCCCGGCCAGGACGTATCCGAGCGCGAGCCAGAAGCCAGCCACGACCAGCCAGATCACGTTCAGGAGAAGTCGCAGTAGTTCCACGGTGGTTCGCTTCCCTTTTCATTGGGGGCGCGGCGCGGCTCCGCGCTGCGGTGCGCCGGACGGCGCGGTTACTGGCTACGACGAGGCCGTTACGTGATCGGTTCCCGCCGCGGGCCCCTGACTCACCACCTAGGGGAGTGCCACATTCCACCGGAATCGGGACCGCTCCGATGGTGTCGAAGCCGGGGGCCGTGGTTAGTCTCTCGTACTAACGGCACGGTGGGGGCGTTCGCGCCCGGCCACAGACGACCACCGGGGAGACGAGGAACTGCGACCGTGCGGCTGACCAAACTCGGACATTCCTGTGTGCGCCTGGAACACGAGGGCTCGACCCTGGTAATCGATCCCGGGGGGTTCAGCGAGCACGACGCCGCCCAGGGGGCCGACGCGATCGCCGTTACGCACGAGCACCCCGACCATCTCGACCTGGAGCGGCTTCGCGTGGCCGCGAAGTCCCGCCGGGGCGTGCGGATCCACGCGCACCCGGCGGTCGCGAGCCAGCTCGGCGAGCTTCGCGAGCAGGGAGCCGAGGTAGTCGAGGTCACGCAGGGCGACGCGGTACGCATGGCCGGGTTCGACGTGGATGTCTACGGCGAGCGGCACGCAGTGATCCACCCGGACCTTCCGGTCATCAACAACGTCGGGTTCCGGGTCTCGGCCGCCGGCGCCACGCTCTTCCATCCCGGTGACGCGTTCACCATCCCGGAGGACCCGGTCGGCACGCTGCTCCTGCCGATCCAGGCGCCGTGGTCAAAGGTGTCCGAAGTGATCGACTTCGCGCGCGCCGTCCGTCCCGAGAGCGCGATCGCCGTGCACGACGGCCTGCTCAACGAGAACGGCGCGACTGTCTACGCCAAGAACTTCGAGGTCACCCTGCCCACAGTCGACTACTCCCGACTGCTCTCGGGCGAGGGACGCGACGTCTGACCCAGGCGGGAGGCGGACCGTTCGCGATCGGAGGGGGCGACGCGTTTGGTATAGACCGGAATGTGACCCGGGTATCAGGACGTTGCCCCTAGGCAACGCCGAAAAAGCGCCATATCATTGTTTGAGCTTGTTCGTAGCGGCCAGAAGCGCGCGAAAACCAACGAAATCGGACACGCAACCAGGGATCGGTTGGTCGGTATCAGGTTTCGATAACGGTTGAGCGAGTATTTTCCCGACCCCCGTGCGTGAGCGGGATCGGGGATGGCATGATTACGTACCGGCTCGCAGGGAGAGCGTCACCGCCTCCGCGACCGATCGCGTGAGCGCCCGCCGACTTCGGCGGATCTGCGCCGCAGTGGTCTAAGCCACACCGGGGAACACCGAAGCACCGCATGGCGTTCCGTCGTGCGGGGCGACTCACGCTGCTTAAACCAGTTATGTCTGACCTTGCTTACCAGTAGCTTACTAGCGATTTAGTAGAGGTGGTTCAACCATGTCTCAGGTACGTCGGCAGGCCGCGCTGCGCCCCCGCCCGAGCTGGGGGTGGCAGGATGCCGCCGCGTGCCGGGGCGAAGACCTTGTGCTTTTCTTCGGCCCGGATGGCGAGCGCCAGCCGGAGCGGGAGATTCGCGAACGCAAGGCCAAGGAGATCTGTGCCCAGTGCCCGGTCCGTACCGAGTGCCTCGATTACGCGATTTCGCGTCCCGAGAAGTACGGAACGTGGGGTGGCCTGAATGAGGACGAGCGCGCCTCCGAGCGCAGGCGCCGCATGCGCCGCGCGAACGCGGCCTAGGTCGCCCGCACGCCCCGGCGAGCTCGCGGCGTTTGGCCACGGTCGCCGCCCGTGGCTTACACACCGTCACCCATCCCCGTACCGGCCTCCAGACCACAGTCTCCATCAGGCCCCGGCCTCTTCCAAACCCGTGGCGCCCCGACGTTACCCCGTCGAGGGCGCCACGGGTTTTATGGTGAGCTTACAGGTGACGTTCGAACCATCCGGCCGCGAACTCGCCCGCCTCGCGCCAGTCCTCGGACTGTCCCAGCAACTGCTCCGCGCCCGGAACCACCCGCAGCTCGTACGGCGCGCCCAGCTTGCTCAGGGCCCATTCGGTGAGCTCGCGGACGAACGAGTCGTCGCCCTCGACCAGGGCCAGGGTCGGCGCACGCACCTTGGGAAGACTCTCCTCGGCCAAGTCGATCCGCTCCCCGTGCACGACGACCGCGGCCACATCTCGGGGATGGCCGGCAGCGGTCAGCAACGCCGCCGGCGCCGCGGCTCCCGAGCCCACCAGCCCCACCGGCTCACTAGCGAGATCGGTGGCCCGGCGCAGCCACCGCACCGCCGCGTTGAGCCGCTCGCCCAGTTGGCCGGTTTCGACACCGCTGCCGCCGTCGCGGCCTTCCCGGCGCCACTCGTCGTGCGTGAGCAGGTCGAGCGTGAGTGTCGCGTAGCCCGAGCGGCGCAACTCCTGCGCGACGACGTTGTGCCGCGGGTGGTGCCGCCCGTGGCTGACGGCGAACACCACCGCCCCCCGAACATCCGACGGGCTGGCCAGATCACCGTCGAGGTAGACGTCTGACGCGCGGATCCGCACCGCGCGCTCGGAGTCGGCGCTGGCCAGCGAGGTGCGCAGCTCGCCCAGGACAGCCGATACGTCGCCGTCGGTGAGCTGGCCGAAGTCGCGGTACCACTCCCCCACGGCATGGAAATTCTCCGGTGCGGTCAACACGATGATGGTGTCGACCTCGGGGCGCAGCATCTCGACCGCCTGCTGCGAGGCGACCGGGATGGCCAGCACCAGCCGCGCCGGCCGCTGCCGGCGCACCATGCGCAGCGCGGCCTTCGCGGTCCCGCCGGTGGCGACGCCGTCATCGACGACGATGACGTCGCGCCCGGTCAGGCGGGGCGCGGCCCGGGTGCCCCGGTACACCTCAACGCGGCGGGCGAGCTCGGCGCGCTCCGCCTCGATGGTCTCCGCCAGCGCTTCGCGGGATATCCCCATGCGGGCCAGGGCGCGGTCATCGAAGCACACGTGGCCGTCCTCGGCGACCGCCCCGATCCCGGTCTCCTTGTGCCCTGGCAGCCCGATCTTGCGGACCATGAGGACGTCCAGGGGAACGCGCAGGCGCCGGGCGAGCTCGGCGCCGACCGGAACCCCGCCGCGCGGCAGGGCGAGGATCAGGGGCTCGGTCACCGCATACGCGCGGACCCGCTCGGCGAGGCGGCGGCCCGCCTCGGAGCGGTCGGTGAACGGCAGCGATACGGGTAGCGGATTCATACTCGTCCGATGTCCCAGCCCCAGACGTGCAGCGGTTCCCCGCTCCTCTCCGCGAAGCTCAGCGGAGAGTGCCTACGGCCATACCCGCTCCACCGTCCACCCCAACCCCGCCACCTGACGGAATCCAGCCGAAGCACGACCGGGGACCGGGCACGTTCGGGCGCTGCCGGGGTTCTGGAGGGTCCGCAGGTGGGGCGCCCGCGACCGGCGAAGCCGACCGGGGCGCCACACCGGAGGTGCCCGAAGGTTCCCGGCTTCCGGGCGCCCGACCCGGCGAGCGGCAGCGAGCCCAGAAAACACCTCGGGCGCTCACCGGGACGCCTTGGCGAAGTCGTGCTCCAGTATCGCCATGAGAAGGGAGTCGTGCCGGCGCCCGTCCCAGAAGAGCGAATCACGCATCCGGCCCTCGACGCTGAAGCCGCACGCTCGGTACACCGCTATCGCACGCATGTTGAACGCGTGGACATGCAACCAGACGCGGTGCAGGCCGAGCTCACCGAACGCGTACTCCAGAATGAGCCGGGTGGCCTCCCTGCCCAGCCCCTGACCGGTGAACTCGATGGCCGACAATGCGATGCGGTAACCGGCGCTCTCGTTGTCGGGGTCGAAGTCCTGCAGCGAGAGCTCGCCCACGAAGCGCCCGCCCGGCTGCTCGGTGATCGCGAGATCCACCCGGTCGGGGCTCTCGGCACGCGTCGCGCACCACTCCTGGACCTGGAGATAGCTGGGCATGTGATGCGTACCCGTGAGTCGCCGCACCTCCTCATCCAGGGTCGACGCGTAGAACGCGTCTGTGTGTTCCTCGGTTAGCGGGACCAGCCGGACGCGACCCCCCGAGAGGGTAGGTTTCGCACGCAGCGCGTTCAGGTCGATCATCGATCGGACCTCCGGTCATAAAGGCCGGACGAACGGGGTTCCGGCAGCGGCGAGTCATCGTATCCAACGAGATTCAGGCGAAAGATCCTATGTAAGAAGTGTTGGGCGTGCGGCGCAACCGTTCCTAACGGCTGGGCGTGGGTCGCGCAGGCTCAGCCGCGTGCCCCGAACGGTGTTGGGCACACTGGTCCTCCGCTTTCGCTCCGCATCCGGGTTGCGCGCATCGTGTGCGTGATCCGGGAACGCGGGGGGCGGGTTCTCCCACGCCCCGGGGACTCCGGTCGGTCCTGGGCGGTCCGATGCTCGGCCGGGCCACTGGGTCGTAGGAGAACCGGCGCGGCTCACCCACCGGGTTGCCGTGTTCGTCCAGGCGCCAGGCAGCAAGGTGGTCGGCCTTGGTGTCCACACCGATCAGGCCGTCTTTGCAGGCCTGGCTCAGGGACGTGGTCCTAACCAGCGATACGCCGTGTGCGGACTGGTGCGGACTGATCCCCTGCGCTCGCGCCCACTCAGTCAGATTCACCCCAGAGCCGTAACACCACTGGAGCAACCTCACGCACACTTATACACACTCACCCGAAAAGCAATTCAACCCACCCATTGCGGGCGCGTAGCCTCCGGAGTGGCATTCGTGGACCAGTTCAGGAGGTTGGGTGACAGTCGGTCGGCAAATCCCGGAGGTCCCCGATGCGTCGGCGCGGCGCGGCCGGCTCGCTGTGGTCGGCCTCTTTCTGGTCAACGGATTCTGTTACACCAACGTCGTCCCGTGGCTGCCGACGATCAAGAGCGACCTGGAGCTCTCCAACACGGCGCTGGGAACGGCGGTCGCGGCCATGCCGCTGGGGGCACTGGTCACCGGGTTGCTCGCCGGCCCCCTCATTGCGCGGTTGGGGAGCGGTCGCGCGGCCGTGGCCTCGGGGTTCCTGCTCGCGTTGACGTTGCCGCTGGTCGCGCTGGCACCAGGGTGGTGGTCCTTCGCGTCGGCCCTCTTCCTCCTGGGATGCGCCGACGCGTGGATGGACGCCGCCATGAACGCCCACGGCCTGCGGGTACAGCACCGCTACGGGCGGACGATCATCAACACCTTCCACGCCGTCTGGAGCATCGCGGCGGTGGGCGGCGGGCTGCTCGGCGCGAGCATGGCGGGACTCGGCGTGCCCCTGCTCGCGCATCTCTCCGGTGTCGCGCTGCTGTGTGTTGTGCTGACCCTGGGCGTTGCCCGGGGGCTTCTCCCGGGACCCGAGCACGCCGAACGCGGCGACGGCGCGCCGCGCCCGGGAGGCGGGCGACTGGTCCGCCCACCGGTGCGCGCCGTGTTCCTGCTGCTCGGGCTGAGCGTGCTGCTGATGATGGCCGGGGGGATCGAGGACTCCGCGGCGTCGTGGGGTGCCGTGTACACGCGGCACGAACTGGGTGCCAGCGCCTTCGTCGCGGGCCTGCCGTTCGTCGCCTGCCAGGCGATGATGACCGTCGGCCGGCTCACCGGCGACCGGCTCACCGACCGGTTCGGCGCCGTGACTGTCGCCCGTTCGGGCGCGCTGCTCACCGCGGCGGGGCTCGGAGCGGCCCTGCTGGTGCCGGGCACGGGAACGGCGATCGCCGGGTTCGGCCTGCTCGGTCTGGGCGTGGCGACACTGTTCCCGCTGACACTCGCGGCGGCCGGAAACGTTCCCGGGGTGCGGAGTGGCGACGGGGTGGCCGTCGCCGGCTGGCTCGGGCGGTTGGGGTTCCTGGGTTTCCCGCCGCTGGTCGGGATGATCGCTGACGGAACGTCGCTTGGTGTCGGGTTGTGGGTGGTTCCCGCCGGAGGAGTGCTCGCCGCGGCGCTCGCGGTGACGCTGCGGCGCCGCGAATGACCCGTCCCGGGCCGCCAGTGGCGGCCCGGGACGGGTTTCCCGCATCGGTGTGTCCGGCGCGCTACAGCTCCTGGGGAACTGCGGGGCGCCGAGTCGCGTAGATGGTCACCGCACCGATGCCTGCGGCGAGGACGCCTCCGAGCACGAAGCCCGAAAGCTCGATCCCAGTGACCGGGAGCTCGCCCCCGGACTCGTTGTCACCCGCGGGTGCCGCGGCCTGCTGGTCGCCGTTGGGGGCCGACTGCTCGTCGCCCTCACCGGCGTCACCACCGTCACCACCGTCACCACCGTCGTCCGGCGGCGGAGCCGGGTCCCCCGGGTCGTCCGGCGGATCCGGGTCATCCGGCGGGTCTGTCGGATCCGGGTCATCCGGCGGATCTGTCGGGTCCGGCGGGTCCGGCGGGTCCGGTGGATCCGGCGGGTCCGGCGGGTCCGGTGGATCCGGCGGGTCTGTCGGATCCGGTGGGTCCGGCGGGTCCGGCGGGTCCGGGTCATCCGGCGGCGTGGGCGGGTCCGGCGGGGTGGGGTCATCAATCGGCGGGCCGGACGCTTCCGGCGGCCCCGGATCGGTAAGATCCGGGCCTCCGACCCCTTCCTCGTCGGCAAACGCCGGCCCCACCGAGAACCCGGTGGCCAGCAGGGCCGCGGCGGTCACGGAGACCGCGCGCGATGTATGCGACATACAGCTCCTTTCTTTTTCGGGGGATTCATTGCGGGGAGAGGGCATAGAGATGGTCATCGGCGACCACAACGGCTCGGCCGTCGAGCAGGCCCCAGGGACGCGCGGTGTTCTCCTCCAGGTCGACGGGTTCACCATCGGGGCCCGCGGCGACCGGGTCACCACCGATCTCGCCGTAGACGGTGTCTCCGGTGGCACTGAGCGGTTCGAAGCCATCCACGGTCTCGGTCGACCCGTCGTCCAGGTTGACCAGAACCGGGCCGTACGCGGCCATGGTGTCTCCTTCGACCCACCGGGCCTCGTCGATCTCGTCGGGAGCTGTGGCATGCGAAGCCACAATCGCGCCGTCGGTGGAGTCGTGCACGCCGAGGACCACGTCGTCGCCGCTCTCGGCGGTCCAACGCACGACGACGTGGTCGGTGCTGGCGGTTATCACCTGGTCGACAGAGTCGCCTCCGGGCGGGGTATCGGGGTCGACCTCGGTGACGGACTCGTCGGGCGCCACCCAGGTCCACGGGACCGCGTTCAGCTCGGCCATGAGCACGCGCTCGCCGTCGGCGACCAGCGGCCCCGCCGGCGCTTCGACCGGCACCTCCCGCAGCTCACCATCGACCGGGACGAACGCGCTCTCGTCGTTGGACACGAGCGCCGAGCTACCGGCGAACGAGACCGCCGTCTCGGAGGGAACCTCGTACTCGACGGGGTCGCCGCCGCCTTCGGGCCACTGAAACAGCACATCCTCGGCGACGAGAGCGACAGCGTAGCCGTCACCGTCGCGCACGAACTGCGGGGGAGCCTCGGCATCCGCGATATCGAAGGGCAGCTCCGCAGACCACTCGGCGGTCCCATCGGGCCCCGCGACAACGAGCTGTCCCTCCCGGTCGATATAACCGACTCGGTCGCCCTCCGGGGAGACTCCCAGCCCGGAGTCCGGGTCGGTCGGGGTCCGCCAATCGGCCTCGGGGCCGTAGCCCGGGGGGTTGGGCCGGGCGTCGAACGTGACGGACGACCCGTTTCCATTACTCGGTTCGACCACGGTGTCCGGCAGCAACCACAGGACCACACCGCCCACGGCGGCGAGGAGTCCGACAGCGAGTGTGCCGATACCGGCGACCCGGAGGGCGGTCCGGACCCGCGAAGGCGGCCTGCCGGCCTTGGGCCCCTTCGGAAGCTTATGCTCCGGGGCTTCGCCGCCCTCGGCGTGCACGATGCCATCGGGGGTGACTACGAGCTGCCATTCTCCGTTGGAGTCGCGGGCGTTGACCCGCACCGGCCGGCCCAGGCTGAGCGCGTGCCGGGTGACGGCATCCAGGGCGTCGCGCCGGGTCTCCTTGGGCGCGTTGCCGGTCACGACCTGGGTGTTGCCCTGGAAAGTGACTTCGGCGCGCGACTCGTCGGGGGAGATGACAATGGTGACGAAGTGCTGGGCCGGTTCCAGCTCGTCGGCACTAGTCACAGCGACTCCCGAGGGCCAAGGGCCCCAGGGGCTCCCGCCCGTGGCGCGCGGGCGCGCACCGGCCTGGCAGTGGCGGGGTCAGCGACCAGGACAGGAACAGGTAGCAGGGCAAAGGCACGAGACAGCGACACTGCACTCATCGAGAACCTGTCCGACAGCTCTGGTTCGGCCGTCCTGGCGACGACCG includes the following:
- a CDS encoding GNAT family N-acetyltransferase, yielding MIDLNALRAKPTLSGGRVRLVPLTEEHTDAFYASTLDEEVRRLTGTHHMPSYLQVQEWCATRAESPDRVDLAITEQPGGRFVGELSLQDFDPDNESAGYRIALSAIEFTGQGLGREATRLILEYAFGELGLHRVWLHVHAFNMRAIAVYRACGFSVEGRMRDSLFWDGRRHDSLLMAILEHDFAKASR
- a CDS encoding MFS transporter produces the protein MTVGRQIPEVPDASARRGRLAVVGLFLVNGFCYTNVVPWLPTIKSDLELSNTALGTAVAAMPLGALVTGLLAGPLIARLGSGRAAVASGFLLALTLPLVALAPGWWSFASALFLLGCADAWMDAAMNAHGLRVQHRYGRTIINTFHAVWSIAAVGGGLLGASMAGLGVPLLAHLSGVALLCVVLTLGVARGLLPGPEHAERGDGAPRPGGGRLVRPPVRAVFLLLGLSVLLMMAGGIEDSAASWGAVYTRHELGASAFVAGLPFVACQAMMTVGRLTGDRLTDRFGAVTVARSGALLTAAGLGAALLVPGTGTAIAGFGLLGLGVATLFPLTLAAAGNVPGVRSGDGVAVAGWLGRLGFLGFPPLVGMIADGTSLGVGLWVVPAGGVLAAALAVTLRRRE